A window of Streptomyces broussonetiae genomic DNA:
TCGACTTCGGCGCGTGCGAGATGGCGGCGGGTGACTGGCTGTGGGTGCGGCCCGGCCAGGTCCACCAGTACGACTCCGACCTCGCCGCCGCCGACGGGGTGGTCGTGCTGTTCACCCCGGGCTTCCTCACCCCAGCGACCATCGAGGCGGCACACGTCGACCAGCCCGTGTGGCGCGCCCCGCTGGCCCCGGCGGACACGGACGCGGCAGCCCTGGACGCCGTACTCGGGCTGCTGTGCAGCGAGTACCGGCGGCCGGCCGACCTGCCGTTGGAGATCCGGATCGACGTCGTACGACATCTGCTGTCGGTGCTGGTGCTCCGGCTGTCCCACGCGCAGCAGGAGGAGGACGCGACGGCGAGCGGCAACGAGGCGTTTCGGCGCTTGCGGCGCGCGGTCGAGCGGGACTTCGCCCGCACCCACCGGGTCGAGGACTACGCGCACGCCCTCGGCTACAGCGTCCGCACCCTGACCCGAGCCACCCGCGCGGCCGTCGGCAGCGGAGCCAAGGCCTTCATCGACGACCGCGTACTGCTGGAGGCACGGCGGCTGCTGTGGCACACCGACCTGCCGGCCACGGCGGTCGGCGACCGCCTCGGCTTCCCCGACGCGACCGTGTTCACCCGCTTCTTCCGCCGCCGGACCGGCGAGACCCCCGCGGCGTTCCGGGCACGGGTGCGAGGACGCGCACCGCGACCGGCCGGTCCGGACTCACCGGTGCAGGGCTCACGGGGGGAGGGCTCACAGGGGTAGGGGTGCGTTCGGTGGGCGGTCCTGCCCGCGTCCTCAGGACAGTGCCCGGTGCGCGCTCTTGAGGGCGTTGCGGAAGTGACCGACCTCCTGCGGGGTCAGGTCCTGGACCATGCGGCGTTCGAGGCTGCGGGCCGGTTCGGCGTACTCGGCCAGGAGGCGGCGGCCCGTGTCGGTGAGCAGGATGATCTTCTCCCGGCGGTTGCCGGGGTTCGGTTCGCGGCGGATGAGGTCGCGGGCCTCCAGGGCGCGGACCATGTCGGCCATGGACTGGGCCGTGACGAAGGAGTCCCTGGCCAACTGGGCGGCGGAGATGGCGTCGTGCCGTTCCAGCACCGTGAGGGCGGTGTACTGCAGGGCCGTGATGCCGGCCGGCCTGACCAGTTCGTCCAGGCGGGCGCGGACGACGAGTTCGGTGCGTTTGAGCAGGTAGAGCAGGGAAGGGCCGCTCTCCCCACCTCGCTGCGCAGCGGATTTCGTCGGTTGCGTCATGCCGTGCCTTCCCCCATGCCGATCTCGGTCGCTTCCGTCAGCCTAAGTCATTGACAGGAATCCTGTCGGAAGAGAACACTGGCGCAACCGACAGGATTCCTGTCGATCTATCGACGGACACCAATCGACGGACCCCAGGAAGAGGCGCACGCATGGATCTGCACGGCAAGGTCGCCGTCGTCACCGGCAGCGGTCGCGGGCTCGGTCTGGCCTACGCCCGGGCCCTCGCCGCGGCCGGAGCCGCCGTCGTCGTCAACGACGTCGATCCCGGCGCGGTCGACGCGGCGGTGGACACCCTCACCTCCGCGGGCGGCAACGCCGTCGGCGTCGTGGCCGCAGTGGGCGACAGCGCGGCGGCCGAGCAGCTCGTCGAGACCGCGGTAAGGGAGTTCGGGCGGCTCGACGTCCTCGTCACCAACGCGGGCATCCTCCGCGACCGGGTGCTGTGGAAGATGACGGACGACGACTTCGACGCCGTTGTCAGGGTGCATCTGCGCGGCACCTTCACCTGTGCCCGTGCCGCGGCCGTGCGGATGCGCGAGCAGGGCAGTGGCGGCCGTATCGTGCTGATCTCCTCCCCGGCCGGCCAGCGGGGCAACTTCGGGCAGACCAACTACGCCGCCGCCAAGGCCGGGATCGTGGCGATGGCGCGGACCTGGGCGATGGAGCTGGCCAGGGCCGGCATCACCGTCAACGTGGTCGTCCCGGTCGCGGCCACCGAGATGACCAGGACCATCCCGGTCTTCGCGCCGCTCATCGAGGAGTCCGAACGCACCGGCACCCCCCTGCCGGACTGGCTGCGCAGGGACGAGGGGC
This region includes:
- a CDS encoding helix-turn-helix domain-containing protein, with translation MDKNGQPRSTGRTGIAPAPYRAAAGAPPGAEVFDLSALPRRAHGHGLDPYAAKRPAFHELIALRGGVLRCSLDFGACEMAAGDWLWVRPGQVHQYDSDLAAADGVVVLFTPGFLTPATIEAAHVDQPVWRAPLAPADTDAAALDAVLGLLCSEYRRPADLPLEIRIDVVRHLLSVLVLRLSHAQQEEDATASGNEAFRRLRRAVERDFARTHRVEDYAHALGYSVRTLTRATRAAVGSGAKAFIDDRVLLEARRLLWHTDLPATAVGDRLGFPDATVFTRFFRRRTGETPAAFRARVRGRAPRPAGPDSPVQGSRGEGSQG
- a CDS encoding MarR family winged helix-turn-helix transcriptional regulator → MTQPTKSAAQRGGESGPSLLYLLKRTELVVRARLDELVRPAGITALQYTALTVLERHDAISAAQLARDSFVTAQSMADMVRALEARDLIRREPNPGNRREKIILLTDTGRRLLAEYAEPARSLERRMVQDLTPQEVGHFRNALKSAHRALS
- a CDS encoding SDR family oxidoreductase translates to MDLHGKVAVVTGSGRGLGLAYARALAAAGAAVVVNDVDPGAVDAAVDTLTSAGGNAVGVVAAVGDSAAAEQLVETAVREFGRLDVLVTNAGILRDRVLWKMTDDDFDAVVRVHLRGTFTCARAAAVRMREQGSGGRIVLISSPAGQRGNFGQTNYAAAKAGIVAMARTWAMELARAGITVNVVVPVAATEMTRTIPVFAPLIEESERTGTPLPDWLRRDEGLGTVQDVAGLITFLASDAAKDITGQAIGIGGDRLALWAHPQEKAVAFAAGGWSADAIAEHWHGGVGAEPETYGIPAPQAPEA